One Herbaspirillum rubrisubalbicans genomic window carries:
- a CDS encoding putative 2-aminoethylphosphonate ABC transporter permease subunit — protein MTMQSSLPATPPMAHDQPQAARQGAAVTGTDRSQWLLAAFKWLLLALLALGLVGPLWFILAQAVMKPEGGWAGIQPFMDLFSHINFLPLLGRSLWVSAVTAVVTVPLAYVFAYALQRTCIPCKGLWRGIGLLPLLAPSLLPGIALIYLFGNQGLFKEWMDGSIYGFWGILLGEVFYTFPHAMMILLSALSQADGRLYDAAHAMGASRWRIFTTVTLPATRYGLFGALCLVFTLTITDFGVPKITGGAYSVLAVEAYKAVVGQQQFGRGALIGLLLLVPALLTFGLDGWLQRRQRASMSSRSEAYVPRPDWRRDGVNLLAVVLIAAAILLMIVVAMGASLVKLWPYNLQLTLQHYDFDNMDGGGWLAYWNSLRLACGTSVVGTIVIFSGAWLMEKTRGQAWLAPILRMLSFLPMAVPGLVLGLGSLLFFNHPANPFHFLYGTMTLLVLCCIVHFYTTAHLTAVTALKQLDPEFEAASLSLKVPLLNTFLRVTVPLCLPQMLEIFRYLFVSSMTTVSAVIFLYRPDTVLASVAVLNMDDAGDVGPAAAMSTLILLTSAAASLLMYAAGSRWLARAQAWRRGRSH, from the coding sequence ATGACCATGCAATCGTCCCTGCCTGCGACGCCGCCCATGGCCCACGACCAGCCCCAAGCCGCACGACAAGGCGCCGCAGTGACCGGCACCGACCGCAGCCAATGGCTGCTGGCCGCCTTCAAATGGCTGCTGCTGGCCTTGCTGGCGCTGGGCCTGGTGGGACCGCTCTGGTTCATCCTGGCGCAAGCGGTCATGAAGCCCGAGGGCGGCTGGGCCGGCATCCAGCCCTTCATGGACCTGTTCTCCCACATCAATTTCCTGCCCCTGCTGGGGCGCAGCCTGTGGGTCTCGGCGGTGACGGCGGTAGTCACCGTGCCGCTGGCCTATGTGTTTGCCTACGCCTTGCAGCGTACCTGCATCCCCTGCAAAGGACTATGGCGCGGCATCGGCCTGCTGCCGCTGCTGGCGCCCTCGCTGTTGCCGGGCATCGCGCTGATCTACCTGTTCGGCAACCAGGGTCTGTTCAAGGAATGGATGGATGGCAGCATCTATGGCTTCTGGGGCATCCTGCTGGGTGAAGTGTTCTACACCTTCCCGCACGCCATGATGATCCTGCTGTCGGCGCTGTCGCAGGCCGATGGCCGCCTCTATGACGCCGCCCACGCCATGGGTGCTTCGCGCTGGCGCATCTTTACCACCGTCACCCTGCCGGCCACACGCTATGGTCTGTTCGGCGCGCTGTGCCTGGTCTTCACCCTGACCATCACCGACTTCGGCGTGCCCAAGATCACCGGCGGCGCCTATAGCGTGCTGGCGGTGGAAGCCTACAAGGCGGTGGTCGGCCAGCAGCAGTTCGGGCGTGGGGCGCTGATCGGCTTGCTGCTGCTGGTGCCGGCGCTGTTGACCTTCGGCCTGGACGGCTGGCTGCAACGCCGCCAGCGCGCCAGCATGAGCAGCCGCTCGGAAGCCTACGTACCGCGCCCGGACTGGCGCCGCGATGGCGTGAACCTGTTGGCCGTGGTCCTCATCGCCGCCGCCATCCTGCTGATGATCGTGGTGGCCATGGGCGCCTCGCTGGTCAAGCTGTGGCCCTACAACCTGCAACTGACACTGCAGCACTACGACTTCGACAACATGGACGGCGGCGGCTGGCTGGCCTACTGGAACAGCCTGCGGCTGGCCTGCGGCACCAGCGTGGTGGGTACCATCGTCATCTTCAGCGGCGCCTGGCTGATGGAAAAGACCCGCGGCCAGGCGTGGCTGGCGCCGATCCTGCGCATGTTGAGCTTCCTGCCCATGGCGGTACCCGGCCTGGTGCTGGGACTGGGCAGTCTGCTGTTCTTCAACCACCCGGCCAATCCCTTCCATTTCCTCTACGGGACCATGACGCTGCTGGTGCTCTGCTGCATCGTGCACTTCTACACCACCGCGCACCTGACTGCGGTGACTGCCTTGAAGCAGCTCGACCCCGAATTCGAAGCCGCCTCGCTGTCGCTGAAGGTGCCCCTGCTCAACACCTTCCTGCGCGTGACCGTGCCGCTGTGCCTGCCGCAGATGCTGGAGATCTTCCGCTACCTGTTCGTCTCTTCCATGACCACGGTCTCGGCGGTGATCTTCCTGTACCGGCCCGATACGGTGCTGGCCTCGGTGGCGGTGCTCAACATGGATGACGCCGGCGACGTTGGACCCGCCGCGGCCATGTCGACCCTGATCCTGCTGACCTCGGCCGCAGCCTCGCTGCTCATGTATGCCGCCGGCAGTCGCTGGCTGGCGCGAGCCCAGGCCTGGCGCCGTGGGCGCAGCCACTGA
- a CDS encoding putative 2-aminoethylphosphonate ABC transporter ATP-binding protein, whose protein sequence is MMPTPSAAALARPSCPPEESETEQRFLSVRAIEKRFGAFTALDRVSLEVRQGEMVCLLGPSGCGKTTLLRTIAGLERQDAGQIVAAGRDISQLPPQSRDYGILFQSYALFPNLSVADNVAYGLTGMKRQARQERVAAMLDMVGLAGSQAKYPGQLSGGQQQRVALARALAPSPSLLLLDEPLSALDAQVREHLQLEIRRLQKQFRITTLMVTHDQEEAMVMADRIAVMQHGRIEQFGTPAEVYRRPASPFVADFIGHANWLPFTRVSGSQVAVGTLRLEVQPEEAELASGRLFCRPEAVELFASPACANRFQARVVDRIYLGNRYRLALAADALPGQSLLADVSTEAHERIAALPANAGNDDGLWVALPRQALQVFA, encoded by the coding sequence ATGATGCCCACACCCTCTGCCGCCGCGCTTGCGAGACCGTCCTGCCCGCCCGAAGAGAGCGAGACCGAGCAGCGTTTCCTGTCGGTGCGCGCCATCGAAAAACGCTTCGGCGCCTTCACCGCACTGGATCGGGTGTCGCTGGAAGTACGCCAGGGTGAGATGGTCTGCCTGCTGGGTCCGTCGGGTTGCGGCAAGACCACCCTGCTGCGCACCATCGCCGGGCTGGAGCGCCAGGACGCCGGGCAGATCGTGGCCGCTGGCCGCGACATCTCGCAGTTGCCGCCGCAGTCACGCGACTACGGCATCCTGTTCCAGTCCTATGCCCTGTTCCCCAACCTGAGCGTGGCCGACAACGTCGCCTATGGCTTGACCGGCATGAAGCGCCAGGCGCGCCAGGAACGGGTGGCCGCCATGCTGGACATGGTGGGCCTGGCCGGCAGCCAGGCCAAGTATCCCGGCCAGCTGTCCGGTGGCCAGCAGCAGCGCGTGGCGCTGGCCCGGGCGCTGGCACCCTCGCCTTCGCTGCTGTTGCTGGACGAACCACTGTCGGCGCTGGATGCCCAGGTGCGCGAACATCTGCAACTGGAAATCCGCCGTCTGCAAAAGCAGTTCCGCATCACCACCCTGATGGTCACGCACGACCAGGAAGAGGCAATGGTGATGGCCGACCGCATCGCCGTCATGCAGCATGGCCGCATCGAGCAATTCGGCACCCCGGCCGAGGTCTATCGCCGCCCGGCCTCGCCCTTCGTGGCCGACTTCATCGGTCATGCCAACTGGCTGCCCTTTACCCGCGTCTCCGGCTCGCAGGTGGCGGTGGGCACGCTGCGCCTGGAAGTGCAGCCGGAAGAAGCCGAACTGGCCAGCGGTCGCCTGTTCTGCCGGCCCGAGGCGGTCGAACTGTTCGCCAGCCCTGCCTGCGCCAATCGCTTCCAGGCGCGCGTGGTGGACCGCATCTATCTGGGCAACCGCTACCGCCTGGCACTGGCTGCCGATGCGCTGCCGGGGCAGTCGCTGCTGGCCGATGTCAGTACCGAAGCCCATGAACGCATCGCCGCCCTGCCCGCCAATGCTGGCAATGACGATGGCCTGTGGGTGGCCCTGCCGCGCCAGGCGCTGCAGGTGTTTGCCTGA
- a CDS encoding TonB family protein, whose protein sequence is MRLAISGVGVAAMLAACSAPESTQQERDALARSLIEQKKTTEDATSTATTPDGYKVDLARRISQVNFTSVYVERPQALLRSVIVIKYVVDGDGNLIKSEILRSNRDKHAEASALSSLKSAAPFPKPPPALLKQGRIELSESWLFNNDGRFQLRSVALAQMDQ, encoded by the coding sequence ATGCGCCTGGCCATCTCTGGAGTGGGCGTGGCAGCCATGCTGGCCGCCTGCTCGGCGCCGGAGAGCACCCAGCAGGAGCGTGATGCCCTGGCCCGCAGCCTGATCGAACAGAAAAAGACCACCGAGGACGCCACCTCCACTGCCACCACCCCGGATGGCTACAAGGTGGACCTGGCCCGGCGCATCTCCCAGGTCAATTTCACCAGCGTCTACGTGGAGCGTCCCCAGGCCCTGCTGCGCTCGGTGATCGTCATCAAATACGTGGTCGATGGCGACGGCAACCTGATCAAGAGTGAAATCCTGCGCAGCAACCGCGACAAGCACGCCGAAGCCAGCGCCTTGAGCAGCCTGAAATCGGCCGCACCTTTCCCCAAGCCGCCCCCGGCCTTGCTGAAACAGGGGCGTATCGAGTTATCTGAAAGTTGGCTTTTCAATAATGACGGCCGCTTTCAGCTACGCAGCGTGGCGCTGGCGCAGATGGATCAATAA
- a CDS encoding SurA N-terminal domain-containing protein, translating to MFDFIRTHQRLMQFLLLLFIFPSFAFFGLEGYSRLTDDSGVAKVAGQTITKEEWDAAHRQQLERMRQVYGNQFDAKIFDSPQARRAILDNLIAQRALGAEVVANKLVVPDQVLQQSILQIPGLTKPDGSFDNEQYRVLLAAQGLTPKSYEASLRREMAVQQLNAAIQSTAFAPKTVAENLSNLNDQERTVQMLNFKPESYAAQVKISDDMLKAYYDKNGARFETPEQADIEYVVLDAAAVAAQASVTDDDIKSYYEQNQKQYTTEEQRRASHILIAVKKDASAADKAAAKSKAEALVAQLRKNPGDFAKLAKADSQDPGSAENGGDLGYFGKGAMVKPFEDAAFSLKQGQISDPVESDFGYHIIEVTGIKPAAVKPLDAVKAEIGAEIKKQIAAKKYSEMADQFNNLVYENGDSLKAVSDKLKLKIQTASGVTRTPNPAAGAAPYNNAKFLTALFTDDVIKGKHNSEAVQTAPNTLVAGRMTSYKPVTKRPFDEVKAEVQKDVLAAEEQALAVKAGQERLAQLQAKDDATGFSDPKVVSRVKSEGWTQEAFNAVMKADTAKLPAYAGAETTGLGYQIYRITKVEQPKTVDTARRKAEQEQITAALSQQEALGYLDYLREKAKTKLLKGATAVSGDDAAK from the coding sequence ATGTTTGATTTCATTCGTACTCACCAGCGCCTGATGCAGTTCTTGCTGCTGCTGTTCATCTTTCCGTCGTTCGCCTTCTTCGGCCTGGAAGGCTACAGCCGCCTGACCGACGACAGCGGCGTGGCCAAGGTGGCCGGCCAGACCATCACCAAGGAAGAATGGGACGCCGCGCACCGCCAGCAGCTGGAACGTATGCGCCAGGTCTATGGCAACCAGTTCGACGCCAAGATCTTCGATAGCCCCCAGGCGCGCCGCGCCATCCTGGACAACCTGATCGCCCAGCGCGCTCTGGGCGCCGAAGTGGTGGCCAACAAGCTGGTGGTGCCGGACCAGGTGCTGCAGCAGAGCATCCTGCAGATCCCCGGCCTGACCAAACCGGACGGCAGCTTCGACAATGAACAGTACCGCGTGCTGCTGGCCGCCCAGGGCCTCACCCCCAAGTCCTATGAAGCCAGCCTGCGCCGCGAGATGGCCGTGCAGCAGTTGAATGCCGCCATCCAGAGCACCGCTTTCGCCCCCAAGACCGTGGCCGAGAACCTGTCCAACCTGAATGACCAGGAACGCACGGTGCAGATGCTCAATTTCAAGCCGGAGAGCTACGCCGCCCAGGTCAAGATCAGCGACGACATGTTGAAGGCCTACTACGACAAGAATGGCGCCCGCTTCGAAACCCCGGAACAGGCCGACATCGAATACGTGGTGCTGGACGCAGCCGCCGTGGCTGCCCAGGCCAGTGTGACCGATGACGACATCAAGTCCTACTACGAGCAGAACCAGAAGCAGTACACCACCGAAGAGCAGCGTCGTGCCAGCCACATCCTGATCGCCGTCAAGAAGGATGCCTCGGCTGCCGACAAGGCTGCCGCCAAGAGCAAGGCCGAAGCCCTGGTGGCGCAACTGCGCAAGAATCCGGGTGACTTCGCCAAGTTGGCCAAGGCCGATTCGCAAGACCCCGGCTCGGCCGAAAACGGCGGCGACCTGGGTTACTTCGGCAAGGGCGCCATGGTCAAGCCCTTCGAAGATGCCGCTTTCAGCCTCAAGCAAGGCCAGATCAGCGATCCGGTGGAATCCGACTTCGGCTACCACATCATCGAAGTGACCGGCATCAAGCCGGCCGCGGTCAAGCCGCTGGACGCGGTCAAGGCCGAGATCGGTGCCGAGATCAAGAAGCAGATCGCCGCCAAGAAGTATTCCGAGATGGCTGACCAGTTCAACAACCTGGTCTATGAAAACGGTGACAGCCTCAAGGCCGTCTCCGACAAGCTCAAGCTGAAGATCCAGACCGCTTCCGGCGTGACCCGTACGCCCAATCCGGCCGCTGGTGCTGCGCCCTACAACAACGCCAAGTTCCTGACGGCGCTCTTTACCGACGACGTCATCAAGGGCAAGCACAACTCCGAAGCCGTGCAGACTGCGCCCAACACCCTGGTGGCCGGTCGAATGACCAGCTACAAGCCGGTCACCAAGCGTCCCTTCGACGAAGTCAAGGCTGAGGTGCAGAAGGATGTGCTGGCCGCCGAAGAACAGGCACTGGCCGTCAAGGCTGGTCAGGAACGCCTGGCGCAGTTGCAGGCCAAGGATGATGCCACGGGCTTTAGCGACCCCAAGGTGGTGTCGCGCGTGAAGTCCGAGGGCTGGACCCAGGAAGCCTTCAATGCCGTCATGAAGGCCGATACCGCCAAGCTGCCTGCGTATGCAGGCGCCGAGACCACCGGCCTGGGTTACCAGATCTACCGCATCACCAAGGTGGAACAGCCCAAGACGGTCGATACCGCGCGCCGCAAGGCCGAACAGGAGCAGATCACCGCCGCCCTGTCGCAACAGGAAGCCCTGGGTTACCTGGACTACCTGCGTGAAAAGGCCAAGACCAAGCTCTTGAAGGGCGCCACCGCCGTCAGCGGCGACGACGCCGCCAAGTGA
- a CDS encoding glutamine amidotransferase, with product MPAPVLIIQTGDANPALKTNYGGYADQIGCAAGLCQSEIEVVTVYEGQRPACPRSYRAVFITGSPAMVTDKEDWSERTAEWIRDAAELDTPMFGICYGHQLLTHAFGGEVGYNPAGRAAGTMHVKTLECCRQDELLGALPAEFPAHMLHMQSVLRPPKDAIVMARSPLDPHHVIKHKHNVYSTQFHPEFSPEFVRAHLHYYADIYRGCGIDAQALCDKVRETPQSTGLLRRFLELYARH from the coding sequence ATGCCTGCCCCAGTCCTGATCATTCAAACCGGCGACGCCAATCCTGCCCTCAAGACTAACTACGGTGGTTATGCCGACCAGATCGGCTGCGCTGCCGGCCTATGCCAGAGTGAAATCGAAGTGGTGACCGTATATGAAGGCCAGCGCCCGGCCTGCCCACGCAGCTATCGGGCGGTCTTCATCACCGGTTCTCCGGCCATGGTGACCGACAAGGAAGACTGGAGCGAGCGCACCGCCGAGTGGATCCGCGACGCCGCCGAGCTGGACACGCCCATGTTCGGCATCTGCTACGGTCACCAGTTGCTGACCCACGCCTTCGGCGGTGAAGTCGGCTACAACCCGGCCGGCCGCGCCGCCGGCACCATGCACGTGAAGACGCTGGAATGCTGCCGCCAGGATGAATTGCTGGGCGCGCTGCCTGCCGAATTCCCGGCCCACATGCTGCACATGCAGTCGGTGCTGCGTCCACCCAAGGACGCCATCGTCATGGCCCGCTCCCCGCTGGACCCGCACCACGTCATCAAGCACAAGCACAACGTCTATTCGACCCAGTTCCACCCCGAGTTCTCGCCCGAATTCGTGCGCGCCCACCTGCATTACTACGCCGATATCTATCGCGGCTGCGGCATCGATGCCCAGGCGCTGTGCGACAAGGTGCGCGAGACGCCGCAGTCCACGGGCTTGTTGCGCCGGTTCCTGGAGCTGTACGCGCGGCATTGA
- a CDS encoding arylesterase has translation MRLLLGLALVLAATSAYSAPKNLLVLGDSLSAEYGLQRGSGWTTLLQQRLQQDKSGFQVVNASISGDTTIGGRNRLPALMTQHKPAVLVIELGANDALRGLPLKTSQDNLQAMIDLAHAQKAKVLLVGMQIPPNYGPDYTRRFAAMYQDLAKANKLALVPFFFEGIAADLSQFQADRIHPNEQAQPRLLDNVWPYLKPLLGLK, from the coding sequence TTGCGCCTGCTGCTGGGCCTGGCCCTGGTGCTGGCGGCAACGAGCGCCTATTCTGCCCCAAAAAACCTGCTCGTGCTCGGCGACAGCCTCTCGGCCGAATACGGCCTGCAGCGCGGCAGCGGCTGGACCACCCTGTTACAGCAACGGCTGCAGCAGGACAAATCCGGCTTCCAGGTGGTCAATGCCAGCATCAGCGGCGACACCACCATCGGCGGACGCAACCGCCTGCCGGCGCTGATGACGCAGCACAAGCCGGCCGTGCTGGTGATCGAACTGGGTGCCAACGACGCCCTGCGCGGCCTGCCACTGAAAACCAGCCAGGACAACCTGCAAGCCATGATTGATCTGGCGCACGCGCAGAAGGCCAAGGTACTGCTGGTGGGGATGCAGATCCCGCCCAACTACGGTCCCGACTACACGCGCCGCTTTGCCGCCATGTACCAGGACCTGGCCAAGGCCAACAAGCTGGCCTTGGTGCCATTCTTCTTCGAAGGCATTGCCGCCGATCTGTCGCAGTTCCAGGCCGATCGCATCCATCCCAATGAACAGGCGCAACCACGGTTGCTGGACAATGTCTGGCCGTATCTGAAGCCCTTGCTGGGACTGAAGTAA
- a CDS encoding ABC transporter ATP-binding protein yields MPASATASPAIIAAIEVLQLSKHVADVAAPSGRLTILSGIDFTVAAGTTVAIVGASGSGKSTLLGLLAGLDTPSEGSVRLDGEDIYALDEDGRALLRKRKLGFVFQSFQLLGHLNALENVMLPLELRGDSQARTKAEQMLGRVGLGSRLKHYPKYLSGGEQQRVALARAFVTEPPLLFADEPTGSLDAATGESVIQLMFELNRERGSTLVLVTHDNGIAARCERTLTIAAGRLV; encoded by the coding sequence ATGCCTGCTTCCGCTACCGCCAGTCCCGCCATCATTGCCGCCATTGAAGTCCTTCAGTTGTCCAAACACGTTGCCGACGTCGCCGCGCCTTCTGGACGGCTGACCATCTTGAGCGGCATCGATTTTACCGTGGCTGCCGGTACCACGGTGGCCATCGTCGGCGCCTCCGGTTCCGGTAAATCGACCTTGCTGGGCCTCTTGGCTGGACTGGATACCCCCAGCGAAGGTTCCGTGCGCCTGGATGGGGAAGACATCTACGCCCTCGACGAAGACGGCCGGGCGCTGCTGAGGAAGCGCAAGCTGGGCTTCGTATTCCAGTCCTTCCAGTTGCTGGGCCACCTCAATGCGCTGGAAAACGTGATGCTGCCGCTGGAGTTGCGCGGCGACAGCCAGGCCCGCACCAAGGCCGAACAGATGTTGGGACGGGTGGGCCTGGGCAGTCGCCTGAAGCATTACCCCAAATACCTATCCGGGGGCGAGCAGCAGCGCGTGGCGCTGGCACGCGCCTTCGTCACCGAGCCGCCCCTGTTGTTTGCCGATGAGCCCACCGGCAGCCTGGATGCCGCCACCGGCGAATCGGTGATCCAGTTGATGTTCGAACTGAACCGCGAACGCGGCTCCACCCTGGTGCTGGTGACCCACGACAACGGTATCGCCGCACGCTGCGAGCGCACTCTCACCATTGCCGCTGGCCGCCTGGTCTGA
- a CDS encoding DMT family transporter, with product MSSAVLPHPRIAHSHKLGILFLISGLWTLSLLDTAGKLLALAGYHVVMIAWMRYTINLFFMAATLAPLYRRRHGRSILQSNRLGLQLGRGALLLGSTLIFFSVLKIVPLAEGTAMNFCAPLIVLAISPWLLGERSYVSRWIAVLIGFSGMLIVIRPSGDIPPYGVALGLISALTQALLSILNRKASQADNPMVTLFYGALVGSVASTLMVPFFWTSHTPSMVELAILVSTGITSTIGHFLQNTAYKHAEASVLTPFFYAQIISACGMGWLVFGQFPDSITVLGIAIICASGIGIAYIEHKRAHPLPPADPMELV from the coding sequence ATGTCCAGCGCCGTCCTGCCACATCCCCGCATCGCCCACAGTCATAAACTGGGCATCCTGTTCCTCATTTCGGGGCTCTGGACACTGTCACTGCTCGATACCGCCGGCAAGCTGCTGGCCCTGGCCGGCTATCACGTGGTGATGATTGCCTGGATGCGCTACACCATCAACCTGTTCTTCATGGCGGCCACGCTGGCGCCGCTGTACCGCCGCCGGCACGGACGCAGCATCCTGCAATCGAACCGGCTCGGCCTGCAATTGGGGCGCGGGGCGCTGCTGCTGGGCTCGACCCTGATTTTCTTTTCGGTGTTGAAGATCGTGCCGCTGGCCGAAGGCACGGCCATGAATTTCTGCGCGCCGCTGATCGTGCTGGCGATCTCGCCCTGGCTATTGGGCGAGCGCAGCTATGTCTCGCGCTGGATCGCGGTATTGATCGGGTTTAGTGGAATGCTGATCGTGATCCGCCCCAGTGGCGACATCCCGCCCTACGGCGTGGCGCTGGGGCTGATCTCGGCCCTGACCCAGGCCTTGCTGTCGATCCTCAACCGCAAGGCCAGCCAGGCGGACAACCCCATGGTGACGCTGTTCTACGGGGCGCTGGTGGGCAGCGTGGCGTCGACCTTGATGGTGCCCTTCTTCTGGACCAGCCATACGCCCAGCATGGTCGAACTGGCGATCCTGGTCTCCACCGGCATTACCAGCACCATCGGCCACTTCCTGCAGAACACCGCCTACAAGCACGCCGAGGCCTCGGTGCTGACACCCTTCTTCTATGCCCAGATCATCTCGGCCTGCGGCATGGGCTGGCTGGTGTTCGGACAATTCCCGGACAGCATCACGGTGCTGGGCATTGCCATCATCTGCGCCAGCGGCATCGGCATTGCCTACATCGAACACAAGCGCGCCCACCCGCTGCCCCCGGCCGATCCCATGGAATTGGTCTGA
- a CDS encoding bifunctional ADP-dependent NAD(P)H-hydrate dehydratase/NAD(P)H-hydrate epimerase: protein MSALYSVAEIRQVEQAALSALPPYTLMQRAGAAIAEQAQQLLCSATASSPSVLILAGPGNNGGDALEAACLLEEAGIEVSVQLHADPSRQPPDARCALARAREAEIQFIDDLSDAALRAQSWALVIDGLFGIGLARAPGPALRPIIDYVNSLRCPVLSIDVPSGLDADTGSIVGARDGVAVQATHTITFIGDKPGLHTCDGSDHSGHIVVEPLDIEPRLLRPARAFLNGPQSFATALKPRANNSHKGSYGDVIVVGGARGMAGAPVLAARTAAFGGAGRVYVAFVDDGLAYDDKHPELMFRLADRVEFGASAALVVGPGMGTSRHAHDLLARALESEADIVIDADALNLISAEPTLQHKLHSRSHTGAAITSIITPHPLEAARLLDSTTQQVQQDRPQAARLLARQFNAITVLKGAGTVIAFPDGQIAINPSGNPALSTAGTGDVLSGLCGALLAQGWPTRAAALAATWIHGAAADQLVAAGQGPVGLTASEFIPAIRAVFNQILRDHVQRRPATSPHRPQS from the coding sequence ATGAGCGCGCTCTATTCTGTTGCCGAGATCCGCCAAGTCGAACAAGCCGCCCTGTCCGCCCTGCCCCCTTACACCCTGATGCAACGCGCCGGCGCCGCCATTGCCGAGCAGGCGCAGCAACTGCTGTGCTCGGCCACGGCGTCCTCGCCCTCGGTGCTGATCCTGGCCGGCCCCGGCAACAATGGGGGTGATGCGCTGGAAGCGGCTTGCCTGCTGGAAGAAGCCGGCATCGAAGTGAGCGTGCAACTCCATGCCGACCCAAGCCGCCAGCCGCCCGATGCCCGCTGTGCCCTGGCCCGCGCACGCGAGGCCGAGATCCAGTTCATCGACGACCTCAGCGACGCCGCCCTGCGCGCGCAATCCTGGGCGCTGGTGATTGATGGCCTGTTCGGTATCGGCCTGGCACGAGCGCCCGGCCCGGCGCTGCGGCCCATCATCGACTACGTCAACAGCCTGCGCTGCCCGGTGCTGTCCATCGATGTGCCCAGCGGCCTGGATGCCGATACCGGCAGCATCGTCGGTGCTCGCGACGGGGTGGCGGTACAGGCCACCCATACCATTACCTTCATCGGCGACAAGCCCGGCCTGCATACCTGCGACGGCAGCGACCACAGTGGCCACATCGTGGTGGAGCCACTGGACATCGAGCCCCGTTTGCTGCGGCCGGCGCGCGCCTTCCTCAACGGCCCGCAGAGCTTTGCCACTGCGCTCAAGCCACGCGCCAACAACAGCCACAAGGGCAGCTATGGCGACGTGATCGTGGTCGGGGGGGCACGCGGCATGGCCGGCGCGCCGGTGCTGGCCGCCCGCACGGCCGCCTTTGGCGGTGCCGGACGGGTCTACGTGGCCTTCGTCGATGACGGCCTGGCCTATGACGACAAGCACCCGGAACTGATGTTCCGCCTGGCCGACCGCGTCGAATTCGGTGCCAGCGCGGCACTGGTGGTGGGCCCCGGCATGGGCACCTCGCGCCACGCCCATGACCTCCTGGCGCGCGCGCTGGAAAGCGAAGCCGACATCGTCATCGATGCCGATGCCCTGAACCTGATCTCGGCCGAGCCGACCCTGCAACACAAGCTGCACAGCCGCAGTCACACGGGTGCGGCCATCACCAGCATCATCACGCCGCATCCGCTGGAAGCAGCGCGACTGCTCGACAGCACCACCCAGCAAGTCCAGCAGGATCGCCCCCAGGCGGCGCGTCTGTTGGCGCGCCAGTTCAATGCCATCACCGTGCTCAAGGGCGCAGGGACGGTCATCGCATTCCCTGATGGCCAGATCGCCATCAACCCCAGCGGCAACCCGGCATTGTCCACCGCCGGCACCGGCGATGTCCTGTCGGGCCTGTGCGGAGCGCTGCTGGCCCAGGGCTGGCCTACGCGCGCCGCCGCCCTGGCCGCGACCTGGATCCACGGCGCAGCGGCCGACCAGTTGGTGGCCGCAGGCCAGGGGCCGGTGGGGCTGACTGCCAGCGAATTCATACCGGCCATCCGAGCCGTGTTCAACCAAATCCTCCGAGACCATGTCCAGCGCCGTCCTGCCACATCCCCGCATCGCCCACAGTCATAA